The DNA region actccctgctgcaggggatggaggcatctatctgccgacctgacctcttgtctagagaggtttgtggcctgccaggggctcgtgtgagagatgtcatgcaaagactgccaaggcttgtccacgcttcggactattacccactgctgctctttcatgtgggcgccaatgacaccaagggcaaactggagaccatcaagcaggatttcagagctctggggatggtggtcaagggtctgggagcccaggtcatcttctcctcaatcctgccagtgagggggatggatgagaggaggaggagacggactttccaggttaacgactggctgcgccgctggtgttggcaacagggttttggtttctatgaccatgggaccctgtttgaagatcgacaactgctggggagagatgggatccacctcacgaggcggggcacgtgggtctttgccaacaggttggccaacctggtaaggagggctttaaactaggaaagatgggggaaggggagagttatagtgacagggtagttggcaaaagactgctcaagtcaggatgcctccagcaggtgcatgcagccagggaagtgcgcatgggatgtggctatggaggaccctcttgtacccctcctgggaaacctgcatgctcgatcacctccctgaaatgcctgtacaccaatgcacgcagcttggggaacaaacaggaagaactagagatatgtgtgcggtcgcagggccatgatcttattgccattacagagacatggtgggatagctcgcatgactgcagtgctgtcatggatggctacgtgctttttaggaaagacaggccaggaaagcgaggtggtggagttgctctttatgtgagagagcaactggaatgtatggagctgtgcctaggggtggatgaagagcgagtcgagagcttatgggtaaggatcaaagggcaggctaacagaggtgacactgttgtgggtgtttactacaggccacctgatcaggaagaggaagtcgatgaggccttctacagacagctggaagtagcctcacgatcccaggccctggttctcatgggtgacttcaaccaccccgatatctgctggaaagacaacacagctaggcacaaacagtcctggaggttcctgcagagcattggtgacaacttcttgacacaggtggtggaggagccaacaaggagaggtgtgctgctggacctcgtactaacaaacaaagaaggactggtggaagatgtgaaggttgggggctgccttggctgcagtgaccatgagatggtggagttcaggatcctgcgaggaggcagcagggcaccaagtaggatcgcaaccctggacttcaggagagcaaactttgacctcttcagggacctacttggaggaatcccatgggtgagggccctagaaggaaggagtgttcaagagagctggttaatattcaaacatcacttcctccaggctcaagagcggtgcatccctatgagtaggaagtcaagcaaaggaggcaggagacctgcatggatgagcaaggagctcctggcaaaactcaaccagaagaaggaagtatacagaaagtggaaagggggacaggccacttgggaggaatataggaatgttgtcagagtatgcagggatgcaacgaggaaggctaaggcccgtttggaattaaatctggctagagatgtcaaggacagcaagaagggcttcttcaaatacatcagcagtaagaggaagagtagggaaaatgtgggccctttgctgaatggggtgggtgccctggtgacgaaggatgcagagaaggcagagttactgaatgccgcctttgcttcagtctttcctgctcaggccagccctcaggaacccctgatcctggaggcaagagagaaagtctggagagaggaagactttcccttggtggaggaggagtgggttagagatcatttaagcaaacttgacacccacaaatccatgggccctgatgggatgcacccacgagtgccgagggagctggtggacattattgctaagccactctccatcatctttgaaaggtcatggagaagaggagaggtgcccgaggactggaagaaagccaatgtcacgccagtcttccaaaagggcaagaaggaggacccagggaactacaggccagtcagcctcacctccatccctggaaaggtgatggagcagctcatcctggaagccatctccaagcatgtggaggaaaagaaggtgatcaggagtagtcagcatggcttcagcaaggggaaatcatgcctaaccaatctgatagccttctatgatggaatgactggctgggtagatgaggggagagcagtggatgttgtctacctagacttcagcaaggcttttgacactgtctcccatagcatcctcatagacaagctcaggaagtgtgggttagatgagtgggcagtgaggtggattgagaactggctgaatggcagagctcagagagttgtgatcagtggcacagagtctagttggaggcctgtagctagcggtgtcccccaggggtcagtcctgggtccagtcttgttcaacttcttcatcaatgacctggatgaaggcacagagtgcaccctcagcaagtttgctgatgatacaaaactgggaggagtggctgatacgccagagggctgtgctgccattcaaagagacttggacaggctggagaggtgggcagagaggaacctcaggaagttcaacaaagggaagtgcagggtcctgcacctggggaggaataaccccatgcaccagtacaggttgggggttgacctgctggaaagcagctctgcagagaaggacctgggagtgctggtggacaccaagttaagcatgaggcagcaatgtgcccttgtggccaagaaggccaatggtatcctggggtgcatcaggaagagtgttgccagcaggtcgagggaggtgattctccccctcgactcagccctggtgaggtcccagctggagtactgcgtccagttctgggctccccagtacaagagggatgtggcactactggagcaagtccagcggagggctacaaagatgattaggggactggagcatctctcttatgaggaaagtctgagagagctgggcctgtttagcttggagaagagaaggctgagaggagatcttatcaacgtgtacaagtatctgaagggagggtgtcgagaggatgggaccagactcttttcagtggtgcccagcgacaggacgcgaggcaatgggcacaaactgaaacacagacagttccatctgaacatgaggaaaaactttttcactgtgagggtgacagagcactggaacaggttgccccgagaggtggtggagtctccttctctggagatattcaaaacacacctggatgcaatcctgtgcaatgtgctctaggtgaccctgcttgagcaggggtgttggactagatgatctccagaggtcccttccaacctcagcgattctgtgattctgtgatctccagTACAAAAATAAACTTTGGAATATTAAGGTTTTTAAAACATGATGTGGGACCCAGTCCAGTGTCCTGTAAGGCAAAATCGCCACTGAGGCCCCTGCTTCAGTAGTGCTTCCTTCCAGTCAAGTCACTGTGAGTTTGCCTTATTCTTGCAGaatcttatattttaaaaaatgaaagaataataataGATGTCACAAGGGAAAGATCTAATAGTGTGGCATGAGAAAGGAGTGGGTGTCATTAGATTATAAACTCTTTGGATTAGTAACAGTATTTTTACCTTGTGTTGATCCTGCGCAATAGGGGGGTTCTCTGTCTTTACTtcagaataaataataaatagcaaTAATAAATACATTGGCTAGAGAATAGGCTATCTACTGGAGGAACAAGAGGAGGCAGTGGGACACCAACATCCTTTTTAACCTAGGATCTGGTATGGAAAAGAATGAGAGCCAGAGCTTTTGCCTTTTTGTTAAAGATCCAAATTTAAGTTGGCATAAATTAATGCACTTTCAGTGATTCCATTTTGAATTGCATGTAATGTTTTCACCAGAAAAGGTCATGCCTGGCAATATATGAGAAGTAGTGAAGTATTAATCACAGAGCCTGGCTCTGTGAACTTATCCAATAGTCAGCAAAACATTACATAGAATAAAATTCATCCTTTTCCTGATACCTGGATTGCCTCCGCAGGGCCTGTTACTTCTCAGTATAGTCAGTCAGAGTGACCGAAAGGTGCAAAAGgaataagcattttggaaaaggtcaTACCACATATCTAAACacatatcttttaaaatatacgGTTATTTTCTAATACCTAACAAAATAGTGGCTCACAAGTGCTGTTTAATTTGGCAAGAAACATCAAATAAGATCCTTTCATTGGCCCATCGTTTTCTTCCCGTCTCTCCAGTAGCCCATGGCTGAGTCTCCACAACCCAAGTCAATTTGTTTGAATAACTGCATTTTCCATTCCCCATCAATGGTGGCACTTTGCTACCACCAGGTGAACATGAACTTGTAGAAGAAGTCATAGGATTTGAAGCGAAACCCTTTTTCTGCAACATGGGGCTGAAAGGATATTTTGTACCCTTTGGCTTCGACGTCCATTTGAATGCAGTCCAGCAGATCGGAAATACTTGGTGTTGCCTTCCAGGGGCCAAATTTCACCACAGATTTTTTATCCATGTCCAAGCTGTTCAAGGCATCCTGACATCTGGCAGCGTCCTCCTCAGTTCTGACAACGCACACGATGACGCTGGACTGGCGGGACGCAACCGCTTCCGCCCTCGCGATGCGGATCATCAGTTCGATGTTCTCACTGTAACTGGGCACACGGGCCAGAAATTGCTTCCTCGCCACTAGTTCCCCGAAGATCTGAGGGGAGTCCTCCAGCTGCTTGATGAGAGGTTCAATGTTGTAGAACAACGCCTCCCTGTACACGTCCTGGATGCACTGGGTGGGCACTTGGTTACTACGCAGATACTCCAGGATGTATTTGAAATAGGTCCCTGGCCTGTCAATGAAGAACCTCCCTTCTGAGTCGGTCCTCAGTTTGGGCTGGCCAGTGAACATCTCTGCGAGCTTGGAGCCAGGGTGTTTCTTTAAGGTGCTCAGCGTTGTCGTGTACATCTCCCCACCAACATTTAACTCCACTATTGGTGACAACTGCAAGTATCAGAAAGGGACAAAAATAACACACATTACCTATCTCAAGGAGTCAGCATGGAAAGatcaagggaaagggaaaaatcatAATTGCAGCCGCAAATTGAAATGGCAGTGTGGACTGTCATGACGTGAGTCCCCATCCCTTGGTTGACAGATGGGAACATTCAGCCATCTGCTACAGGGCATCCTGAAAGCAGATGCAGGATAAGCATATGGCCATCATAACCAGAGTAGGAGATGTTTGGATGTTTCTAAATGGATTAGTCTTCATCACATCTTCAGGATGTGGAAAAGTGTCATTTTGCCAGTGGGGAAGAGGGACAAGAAGTAACTTGTCCAGGGTCACTTGGAAAGTTGTCGGTAACAGACTGAAGGATTTGATGTGGATCTCCTAAGTCCACACAAGTGGGATCAAGTGGTCCCACAAGTGGTCCTGCTGGAcccctctcctttcagagagAATGATCTGAGCTCTTGCTCTCCTGATGCTTAAGTGCAGAGGGACAAGGACAGAGTTGAAAAGGTGTGCAACTCTGTTCTTCTCACCTGAATTAATATTTTCTCTTCAAAGTCAGAACTAAAGCTCTTTGAAACTTCAGAAATGTGCAAGATTGACTTTCACCTTTCTGGGGGATTAGCTATAAACACAGAACTAAGACACTAAAATCCAGCCTGCCTGTGGTCAGGCACAGCAGCTTCTTATCAAGCTTAAAAATGTGTGATAGCTTCagatagaaaataaagaaaatagtttGTGCAACTGAAATGAATTTAAGAAGAAAGAATGTAAAGCCTCCAGTTTGGATTTGTTTGTGGGGGACACTATGCATTAAAGCTACTGCTATCAGAAAAACATCGGAGGGGCCTGAATGCCAAGAAAGGCTGGACCTGGTGTCGCTTGTGATGACCTTCCTGACCGTTCAGTGCTGAAGAAGTTTAACAGCCTCCCTTTGCACTCAGCCAGTTTTCATAGTACTCAGTAcaacaaaaggagagagaaggaatgaGGCAGTTATTTCGCCTCATGCCGTCACGCTGTAACGTGAGTCACATGCCGGGCTAGGACCACACCTGCCATTGGGAAGGCGCGAGTCAATAAACAACCCTTTTTCCAGGAGCTCACCTGCTCTTTCTTGGATTGGGTCATGCAAGGATCTGCTTCAGTGCTGCTGGTCACATGCTTAAAGTGAAGCGTGTACTTAAGTGCTTAGCTGGCTCCAGCCCACGGTGCCTTACAGGTACGGAGCCGTGAGCTGCTCTAACAGCTCACACCAACAGAAGGTGGGAGCTCCTGCcaccttctcccctttccctccttgTACCTGCCTACGTGCTTCTGTCGCTCACCTTGTGCCAGCTCTGGCTCTGCTTCTGCCTCATTTCTATGAGCTGAGCTGGCTCATGGAGGATTTAACGAGCACCAGAGCTGGCAAAATGAAGGGACTAGGAACAGACAAGTCAGAGCAGAGGAGGGAGACTTTCCCTTTTAAAGAGCCACAAGCTATCAGATTTAGCATGAGTGAGCCCATAGCCTGGACGAGCCAGGGGAACAACAGAAATTTCAGTCCAAAGACCCGGCTAGAATATTGCTTTGCAATAACTTTAGTGTAAGCGGCTTTATCTCAAGAGCAGTCATTTACGCCAGAGGAGCATAAAATGATCCTATCTGAGATTTCCACCCGCAAAAGAACACGTCCCAAAACTGTTTCTATAGTAAAGCCTCCCAGTTAGGAAATTTGCCCTTAGTCCAGTGGTAACAAGCAGCTCAGCTTTACTCCTTAGCAGAGACCACTTGACAGGCGTATCTCATGCTGCTGAGCCTTTACTCCTTTTTCAGACAGCGGGTCAAATGTTTCATGACGCTTGTTAGTCTTACCAAAGGAAAACTTATTCTTCACTACTGCAGAAGCCCTACTAATGTGATGTTCACGCTGATCTTGACTTATATTTTCGGTCTGGGATCAACCTGATTCCCAGGTGATGGGCATTACTGGGACTGGCTGATTCCCAGCTCTGTAATTAGCCAGCTGGTGATACTTAGGAAATAATCCCACCTATCCATGCCCCAGGTGAAGGATGGAGAGGTCTGACTTTTATACCTGGGGGAGAGGCTGTATGGCCAAAACGGAGAAGGCAAATCAGTTAGTAATAGActgagggcagaggagaggaaaagaaaaaacatcatcTGATCTCATCCCTAATTTCTGCCTAATAGTATTCTCCTCATGTGGTGACTCTCACTAGGTTTATTTATTCTTCTTGTATTGTGATTCTCactattttttctttagaaaaactaTTGCTCCTAGCTGATGATTCTGCAGATCTAAAACTCAGGGTCACTTTTGCATCATTAGAGACCCTAAGAACtggtaaaacaaaaccaaaagtctttttttttgagGATGTGACAAATTTAAGGTAGCATCAAACTAATTCTACCTCTtgtcaaaggagaaaaagagctgcTTAGGTTATTTGCTGTTGCCAGATCTTGTACCCTGGCAAGAGACAAGGTCCTTCTGTGAACCAACTGGTGCAAAGAGGACTGAGTCAAACACAGGTTTTTACCTAGGTTCTCCCTCTTGGTCGCTTATCCAGCAGACCCTGGAGTCTTTGAAATAGTAGGCGAGGGGAAAAGCACTATAATGTAGCCCAGTGCTCTGATCCCACAGGAAGGAAGTGCCCCGACCCGTGCTTCACTCACCATTTTCAGGCTGCTGGTGACCTGCTTCCCCAGGGGCTTGCGCTCCGAGGAAATGCTCATCTCCCCCTGAGCCGCAGCACGAAGGAAGGGAGGCAGCGGCTCCGCGGTCTGAGGAAACCTGTGCTCAGGTCCTGCCTTGTCTTGGGTTGCTGCTGGATGGCTCCTAGCTGTGCTCCAGTCCTCTGTCACTTGGTTTCTTTTCACTGGCTCGGGTTTTTTCCAggctcccagccctgccactgcccCCGAAGCTCCACCTGGCTCCAGACACAGCCCTGTTACACGTTACAGGTATAAGAAGAGGGAGGGAACAGCAGGAAAGCGGAAGTATTTGCTCATTCTGGCAGTCAGCAAGGTGCAGGGTGGACTTGGGCTGGCTGCCCAGCACAGTCCTCCTGTAACAATATCTGTGCAGTGACTAAAAGCCAGATAATCCTTTCCAAAGGAGACGTGCCCAGAGCACGTCTGAGGAGCCCTGCAACGTATGCGCGTGTGACCGTCTCTGCCTCCCGAACCAGCTGTACTGAAACCAGTAAATGTTTCCCTAGCCTTTTGGCCTCTTCGCACTGCTGTTTTGAAGATGCAGTACACAGTTTATCAAAACCATCTCATTGATCCCATTTATCATATCCATCAAAGCCAGATCAGGGTGCCTGGTAACTCTCCAAGGTGGTAGTACTTTGCTAGTTGCCAATACAAGCTCCAGGCATTGATTAATTTGTGCAGGGTAAATGAAATGAAACCTGAGCCTAAaccattatttttaatatgtcaGAGATATCTGGTTGGTATCTTTGCATGGCATTGTTTTCTAATATTCTGCATTCATCAAGGATCAAGGGTGGAAAGCACCACAGATTCAGTGGTAGCGGGACTGTTTCTCACCTGTCTGGAAACACACAGCATTGTAAAACTCACCAGGAAGAGTTAGAAGTCACCTGAAGTTCAGAACCATACCAAAATCCTGCAGAGTTTCCTTGTTATGGATGTTTTTGAGTGCACCGTTGCTTACAAATCATCCTAAGGTTACTCACCACTTATATGTCTTTGTTTCATTATGGTAGCAACC from Apteryx mantelli isolate bAptMan1 chromosome 1, bAptMan1.hap1, whole genome shotgun sequence includes:
- the KCTD14 gene encoding BTB/POZ domain-containing protein KCTD14 is translated as MSISSERKPLGKQVTSSLKMLSPIVELNVGGEMYTTTLSTLKKHPGSKLAEMFTGQPKLRTDSEGRFFIDRPGTYFKYILEYLRSNQVPTQCIQDVYREALFYNIEPLIKQLEDSPQIFGELVARKQFLARVPSYSENIELMIRIARAEAVASRQSSVIVCVVRTEEDAARCQDALNSLDMDKKSVVKFGPWKATPSISDLLDCIQMDVEAKGYKISFQPHVAEKGFRFKSYDFFYKFMFTWW